A genomic stretch from Komagataeibacter xylinus includes:
- a CDS encoding ABC transporter permease, with product MNGILDFVAGLGRAVLDMVRMAGKVALFGAVALSHVVRPPFYWRTLWGSLVEIGYFSLPVVALTALFSGGVIALQSYTGFAQYHAQNAIAGIVILAVTRELGPVLAGLMVAGRVGAAMSAEIGTMRVTDQIDALTTLSTNPMKYLVTPRLVAGTLALPFLVLVADILGVLGGFTVCVMKLDFSASAYIAATIASLKVMDVTVGLVKAAIFGFLITLMGCYHGYHSRGGAEGVGAATTAAVVAASILLLTFDYLLTDVFFSQ from the coding sequence GTGAACGGCATTCTCGATTTTGTTGCCGGGCTGGGCAGGGCCGTTCTGGACATGGTGCGCATGGCCGGAAAGGTGGCGCTGTTCGGGGCCGTGGCGCTGTCGCATGTTGTCCGCCCTCCCTTCTACTGGCGCACGCTGTGGGGCTCCCTGGTCGAGATCGGGTATTTCTCGCTGCCTGTGGTGGCGCTGACCGCCCTGTTCTCGGGCGGCGTGATCGCGCTGCAATCCTATACCGGCTTTGCCCAGTACCATGCCCAGAACGCCATTGCGGGCATCGTGATCCTTGCGGTCACGCGTGAGCTCGGGCCGGTGCTGGCCGGGCTGATGGTGGCAGGTCGCGTGGGGGCGGCCATGTCGGCCGAGATCGGCACCATGCGCGTGACCGACCAGATCGATGCGCTGACCACGCTCTCCACCAACCCCATGAAATACCTGGTCACGCCGCGGCTGGTGGCAGGCACGCTGGCGCTGCCCTTCCTGGTGCTGGTTGCCGACATACTGGGCGTGCTGGGCGGGTTTACCGTATGCGTGATGAAGCTGGATTTTTCGGCTTCCGCCTATATCGCGGCCACCATCGCCTCGCTCAAGGTGATGGATGTGACGGTGGGGCTGGTCAAGGCGGCCATCTTCGGCTTCCTGATCACGCTCATGGGCTGCTACCATGGCTATCATAGCCGCGGCGGGGCCGAGGGCGTGGGTGCCGCGACCACGGCAGCCGTGGTGGCGGCATCGATCCTGCTGCTGACCTTCGATTACCTGCTGACGGATGTGTTCTTCTCGCAATGA
- a CDS encoding ABC transporter ATP-binding protein: MTEPTPKIRIRGLKKAFGPKVVLDGVDLDVMGGTSFVVIGGSGTGKSVLLRCILGLITPDAGSIEIDGVDVTTLTPRQREPYMARIGMLFQNGALFDSLSVWENVTFGLTAAARLGHGPRLTRAQSRTRAGELLEQVGMDPAVGALSPAELSGGMQKRVGLARAIAARPEILFFDEPTTGLDPIMGAVIDGLIADCVRKLGSTAIAITHDMASAQRIGDKVGMLYEGRLIWQGAPDTLFDSGNPVVDQFTHGRREGPIKVDVRT; encoded by the coding sequence ATGACCGAACCAACCCCCAAGATCCGCATTCGCGGCCTGAAAAAGGCGTTTGGCCCCAAGGTGGTGCTCGATGGGGTGGACCTTGATGTCATGGGCGGCACGTCGTTCGTGGTCATTGGCGGCTCGGGCACCGGCAAGTCGGTGCTGCTGCGCTGCATCCTTGGCCTGATCACGCCTGATGCGGGCTCCATCGAGATTGATGGCGTGGACGTGACCACGCTCACGCCGCGCCAGCGCGAGCCCTATATGGCGCGGATCGGCATGCTGTTCCAGAACGGTGCGCTGTTCGACAGCCTGAGCGTGTGGGAGAACGTGACCTTCGGCCTTACCGCTGCCGCCCGCCTTGGCCATGGCCCGCGCCTGACCCGCGCGCAGTCGCGCACGCGGGCGGGCGAACTGCTTGAGCAGGTGGGCATGGACCCTGCCGTGGGCGCGCTTTCGCCCGCCGAACTGTCCGGCGGCATGCAAAAGCGCGTGGGTCTGGCCCGCGCCATCGCCGCACGCCCCGAGATCCTGTTCTTTGATGAACCCACCACCGGCCTCGACCCCATCATGGGGGCCGTGATTGACGGGCTGATTGCCGATTGCGTGCGCAAGCTCGGTTCCACCGCCATTGCCATTACGCACGACATGGCCTCCGCCCAGCGCATCGGGGATAAGGTGGGCATGCTGTATGAAGGCAGGCTGATCTGGCAGGGCGCGCCTGACACGCTGTTCGACAGCGGCAATCCGGTGGTGGACCAGTTCACCCATGGTCGCCGCGAGGGGCCGATCAAGGTGGACGTGCGTACCTGA
- the radA gene encoding DNA repair protein RadA encodes MARRPANRFVCQSCGAVFPKWSGRCDACGAWNSIVEETVEPTATGGTNARRRPGARINLVGLAGDTPPPPRIETHIGELDRVLGGGLVPASVVLVGGDPGIGKSTLLLQGACALARAGRKVMYISGEEAVDQIRMRARRLGLEAPTLELAAAINVADIVATLEAEKDLALVVIDSIQTMWMETVESAPGTVSQVRACAFELIRLAKQRGFSLILVGHVTKEGALAGPRVLEHMVDAVMYFEGDRGHQFRILRAAKNRFGATDEIGVFAMTDQGLEEVPNPSALFLAERRGHIAGSAVFAGMEGTRPVLLEVQALLSPKAGDGGARRAVVGWETGRLNMLLAVLEARCGIKLNAMDVHLNIAGGLRVGEPAADMAVAAALVSAATGQPTSAGSVYFGEVGLSGEVRQVSQPDTRLKEAHKLGFEQAFLPRRIARGNRKPSAPDGLGLHEIGHLGDLVSLFTGAMEEAEA; translated from the coding sequence ATGGCGCGTCGGCCCGCTAACCGTTTTGTCTGCCAGTCCTGCGGGGCGGTCTTTCCCAAATGGTCGGGCCGGTGCGATGCCTGTGGCGCGTGGAACAGCATTGTTGAGGAAACGGTCGAGCCCACCGCCACCGGCGGCACCAATGCCCGCAGGCGCCCAGGGGCCCGCATCAACCTCGTGGGCCTTGCGGGTGATACGCCGCCGCCACCGCGTATTGAAACGCATATTGGCGAGCTTGACCGCGTGCTCGGCGGCGGGCTGGTGCCGGCCTCGGTGGTGCTGGTGGGCGGTGATCCCGGCATCGGCAAGTCCACGCTTCTGCTGCAGGGCGCATGCGCCCTGGCGCGGGCCGGGCGCAAGGTGATGTATATCTCGGGCGAGGAAGCGGTAGACCAGATCCGCATGCGCGCGCGCAGGCTGGGGCTGGAAGCACCTACGCTGGAACTCGCCGCCGCCATCAACGTGGCCGATATCGTGGCAACGCTTGAGGCGGAAAAGGATCTGGCGCTGGTCGTGATCGACTCGATCCAGACCATGTGGATGGAAACGGTGGAGAGCGCGCCGGGCACGGTCAGTCAGGTGCGGGCCTGTGCGTTCGAACTCATCCGCCTGGCCAAGCAGCGCGGCTTCAGCCTGATCCTTGTGGGCCATGTAACCAAGGAAGGCGCACTGGCAGGCCCGCGCGTGCTCGAGCACATGGTCGATGCCGTGATGTATTTCGAGGGTGATCGCGGCCACCAGTTCCGCATTTTGCGGGCGGCCAAGAACCGCTTTGGCGCGACTGACGAGATTGGCGTATTCGCCATGACCGATCAGGGGCTGGAGGAAGTACCCAACCCTTCCGCCCTGTTCCTGGCCGAGCGGCGTGGGCATATCGCGGGGTCTGCCGTATTCGCGGGCATGGAGGGCACGCGCCCCGTGCTGCTTGAGGTGCAGGCACTGCTTTCCCCCAAGGCGGGCGATGGCGGCGCGCGCCGTGCCGTGGTGGGGTGGGAGACAGGGCGGCTGAACATGCTGCTCGCCGTGCTTGAGGCCCGCTGCGGCATCAAGCTCAACGCCATGGATGTGCATCTCAACATCGCGGGCGGCCTGCGGGTGGGCGAGCCTGCGGCTGACATGGCGGTAGCCGCCGCCCTTGTTTCCGCCGCGACCGGCCAGCCGACCAGCGCGGGCTCGGTCTATTTTGGCGAGGTCGGGCTTTCAGGCGAGGTCCGTCAGGTGTCGCAGCCCGATACGCGGCTCAAGGAGGCGCACAAGCTGGGCTTCGAGCAGGCGTTCCTGCCGCGCCGGATCGCACGCGGCAACCGCAAGCCCTCAGCACCCGATGGGCTGGGCCTGCATGAAATCGGGCATCTGGGCGATCTGGTCAGCCTGTTCACGGGAGCGATGGAGGAGGCGGAGGCGTGA
- a CDS encoding YigZ family protein has product MSAPERFMLKAPAMLEREVKKSIFLAQAAPVATPVEAMEFIASVSDPDATHNCWAYLIGQTYRSDDAGEPGGTAGRPILQVIEGQGFDRTVVVVTRWFGGTKLGAGGLVRAYGGTAAECLRTAPRVPIVEMVGLSFGCGFSEHALLRARLEAMDCQIMAEEFGADGVGLHITVPMAHEAAVRTRITDITRGQATIRAVEEDGAQGVGA; this is encoded by the coding sequence GTGAGCGCGCCTGAACGCTTTATGCTCAAAGCCCCCGCCATGCTGGAGCGCGAGGTAAAAAAAAGCATCTTTCTCGCTCAGGCAGCCCCTGTCGCCACCCCTGTCGAGGCCATGGAATTCATCGCCTCCGTCAGCGATCCTGATGCTACCCATAACTGCTGGGCCTACCTGATTGGCCAGACCTATCGCAGCGATGACGCGGGCGAGCCGGGCGGCACGGCGGGCCGCCCCATATTGCAGGTGATCGAGGGGCAGGGCTTTGACCGCACGGTGGTGGTGGTCACGCGCTGGTTTGGTGGCACCAAGCTGGGCGCGGGCGGGCTTGTGCGGGCCTATGGCGGCACGGCGGCGGAATGCCTGCGCACGGCGCCGCGCGTGCCGATTGTGGAGATGGTGGGCCTGAGCTTTGGCTGCGGCTTTTCCGAACACGCGCTGCTGCGCGCGCGCCTTGAGGCCATGGACTGCCAGATCATGGCCGAGGAATTCGGCGCCGATGGCGTTGGCCTGCACATAACCGTGCCTATGGCGCATGAGGCAGCAGTGCGCACGCGCATTACCGATATCACGCGCGGGCAGGCCACCATCCGGGCGGTGGAGGAAGATGGCGCACAGGGTGTTGGAGCGTAA
- a CDS encoding DUF3297 family protein, with translation MTDTPPDRLSVNPTSPFYDEALLERGIGVRFKGIEKNNVEEYCISEGWVRLAVGRGTDRFGNPMTMKVTGPVEVWFKS, from the coding sequence ATGACCGATACCCCTCCCGATCGCCTGTCCGTCAACCCGACCAGCCCCTTTTATGACGAAGCCCTGCTTGAGCGTGGCATTGGCGTGCGCTTCAAGGGCATCGAAAAGAACAATGTCGAGGAATACTGCATCAGCGAAGGCTGGGTGCGTCTGGCCGTTGGGCGCGGCACCGACCGCTTTGGCAACCCCATGACCATGAAGGTTACAGGGCCGGTCGAGGTCTGGTTCAAGTCCTGA
- a CDS encoding MMPL family transporter: MLSVPLGRLVALCSRHAIAVVLAFAVLIAGATYASYALLGVTTDTDQMFSSSLDWKKRSDEMGRLFPQKQDQLVAVIDAALPEEAQQTALGLAAKLRGDHEHFNYVTTPQTDPYLVRNGLMFLDPKALERVLNTTITAQPFLSELAADPSGRGLFSALNLIALGVAQGQANLGNFHAALDGFATTLQHSVDGTPEPLSWERLLAGDLADLGGKFQFVVTQPKLDYDSFQPGGAASDAIRAAANDLPFVKSGRAHVHITGDTQIADEEFATVAEGMVAGLLGSLVLVTLWLILAVHTWRIIVPIIITLVSGLLLTTGFAAIVVGKLNLISVAFAILFVGIAVDFAIQFSVRFRAQANPDGTALSLPAALEQTGNETGHQILVAAMATSAGFLAFTPTAFVGVAQLGLIAGFGMVFAFICTLTLLPALLRLFRPTAGHGTIGFAFARPIDTAIRHHRKPILAVFVVIALGGLALVPRLTFDADPLHTKNPKSEGMVTLGMLMSEPQYSPYTVDVLMPDLKQAAAMSDKLSGLPLVHDALWLGSMVPADQKTKLPLIQDAANILLPTLIVPDPKPAPDADALRAAAAKTAGDLGGVLDKLPANDPLRRIQSALAQLAKADDARVLATNEALVRFLPMQLNMLRDMLQVKEVGISDVPQQLARDYLLPDGRALVEVHPSHDMQGNSALHRYVGEIQKIAPTAAGSAIDIVQSAATMVHAFVTAAGAAIVMIAIILAVALRKLLDTALVLAPLLLSALMTVILIIVVPEQLNFANIIALPLLLGVGVSFNIYFVMNWRAGIRSPLSSPTARAVLFSALTTGTAFGSLAASHHPGTASMGRLLLLSLACTLIATLIFVPALLPKRAIDEE, from the coding sequence ATGCTATCGGTACCGCTTGGGCGTCTTGTCGCTTTGTGTTCCCGCCATGCCATTGCTGTCGTGCTGGCGTTTGCCGTGCTGATCGCTGGCGCGACCTATGCCAGCTACGCGCTGCTTGGCGTCACCACCGATACGGACCAGATGTTCTCGTCCTCGCTGGACTGGAAGAAGCGCTCGGATGAAATGGGCCGCCTGTTCCCGCAAAAGCAGGACCAGCTCGTGGCCGTGATCGACGCTGCCCTGCCCGAGGAAGCACAGCAGACAGCACTCGGCCTTGCAGCAAAACTGCGCGGCGACCATGAACACTTCAATTACGTCACCACGCCGCAGACCGATCCGTATCTGGTGCGCAACGGGCTGATGTTCCTTGACCCCAAGGCGCTCGAGCGCGTGCTCAACACCACCATCACAGCCCAGCCCTTCCTCAGCGAGCTTGCGGCTGATCCTTCAGGGCGCGGGCTGTTCAGCGCGCTCAACCTGATTGCGCTGGGCGTGGCACAGGGGCAGGCCAACCTTGGCAACTTCCACGCCGCCCTCGATGGCTTCGCCACCACATTGCAGCATTCGGTCGATGGCACGCCCGAACCCCTTTCATGGGAGCGGCTGCTGGCAGGCGACCTGGCCGATCTTGGTGGCAAGTTCCAGTTTGTCGTGACCCAGCCCAAGCTGGATTATGATTCCTTCCAGCCCGGCGGTGCGGCGTCGGACGCCATCCGCGCGGCTGCCAACGACCTGCCTTTCGTCAAGAGCGGGCGGGCGCATGTGCACATCACGGGCGATACCCAGATCGCGGATGAGGAATTCGCCACCGTGGCTGAAGGCATGGTGGCAGGCCTGCTCGGCTCGCTGGTGCTGGTCACGCTGTGGCTGATCCTGGCGGTGCATACGTGGCGCATCATCGTGCCGATCATCATCACGCTGGTGTCGGGGCTGCTGCTCACCACCGGGTTTGCCGCCATCGTGGTGGGCAAGCTCAATCTGATCTCGGTGGCGTTCGCCATCCTGTTCGTGGGCATCGCGGTGGACTTCGCCATCCAGTTCTCCGTCCGCTTCCGCGCACAGGCCAACCCTGATGGCACGGCACTCAGCCTGCCCGCGGCCCTTGAGCAGACCGGCAACGAGACCGGCCACCAGATCCTCGTGGCTGCGATGGCCACCTCGGCGGGGTTCCTGGCCTTTACGCCCACCGCGTTCGTAGGCGTAGCCCAACTGGGGCTGATTGCCGGTTTTGGCATGGTGTTCGCCTTCATCTGCACGCTCACGCTGCTGCCTGCACTCCTGCGCCTGTTCCGCCCCACGGCGGGGCATGGCACGATCGGCTTCGCCTTCGCGCGGCCGATTGACACCGCCATCCGCCACCATCGCAAGCCCATCCTTGCGGTGTTCGTGGTCATAGCGCTTGGCGGGCTGGCACTGGTGCCGCGCCTGACCTTCGATGCCGACCCGCTGCATACCAAGAACCCCAAATCCGAAGGCATGGTCACGCTGGGCATGCTCATGTCCGAGCCGCAGTATTCGCCCTATACGGTTGATGTACTGATGCCCGACCTCAAGCAGGCCGCCGCCATGTCGGACAAGCTGTCGGGCCTGCCTTTGGTGCATGACGCGCTGTGGCTCGGCTCGATGGTGCCCGCCGACCAGAAGACCAAACTGCCACTCATTCAGGATGCGGCGAACATCCTGCTGCCCACCCTGATCGTGCCCGACCCCAAACCCGCGCCCGATGCCGATGCCCTTCGCGCTGCCGCCGCCAAGACTGCGGGCGACCTCGGTGGCGTGCTGGACAAGCTGCCCGCCAATGACCCGCTGCGCCGCATCCAGTCGGCGCTGGCACAACTGGCGAAGGCCGATGATGCCCGCGTGCTGGCCACAAACGAGGCGCTGGTGCGCTTCCTGCCCATGCAGCTGAACATGCTGCGCGACATGCTGCAGGTGAAGGAAGTGGGCATTAGCGACGTGCCGCAGCAGCTTGCTCGTGACTACCTGCTGCCTGATGGCCGTGCGCTGGTCGAGGTCCATCCAAGCCATGACATGCAGGGCAACAGCGCGCTGCACCGGTATGTAGGCGAGATACAGAAGATTGCCCCCACGGCGGCGGGTTCGGCCATCGACATCGTGCAGAGTGCCGCGACCATGGTGCATGCCTTTGTTACCGCTGCCGGGGCGGCCATTGTCATGATCGCCATCATCCTGGCCGTGGCCCTGCGCAAGCTGCTTGATACGGCGCTGGTGCTGGCCCCGCTGCTGCTCTCGGCGCTGATGACGGTCATCCTGATCATCGTGGTGCCCGAGCAGCTCAACTTCGCCAATATCATAGCCCTGCCGCTGCTGCTGGGCGTGGGCGTGTCGTTCAACATCTATTTCGTCATGAACTGGCGGGCGGGCATCAGGTCGCCGCTGTCGAGCCCCACGGCGCGCGCGGTGCTGTTCTCGGCGCTGACCACGGGCACGGCGTTCGGCTCACTTGCGGCCTCGCACCATCCGGGCACGGCCAGCATGGGCCGCCTTTTGCTGCTCTCGCTGGCCTGCACGCTCATTGCGACCCTGATCTTCGTGCCGGCCCTGCTGCCCAAGCGTGCGATTGATGAGGAATGA
- a CDS encoding lysylphosphatidylglycerol synthase domain-containing protein → MRQLTFLAGAFGVGLTIWMLGRFGLHDILGLIAAGGWSIPAIIIFHATQVCASAQAWRLLAQTGRPKLAFADFFALRCAREGINNLLPVAQVGGEVITTRLLARRDNTGIKQAAASTICDLTIELLSQVTFTLIGLGVLFCLVNRSQVTDELMESAGAALLLGAVFFGSQYLGAIALVEKLLVRIAAHLGWDGVDDIRGLHAQILTLYRTRENSLRAGVLQLLGWSLGTFEVFVVLAAMGHPLSLADSFVIESVGQAAKSAGFAVPGALGVSEGGYILIGGLFGLSPQEGIALSLIKRLREIAWGLPSLVAWQVMEMRWVRPGPAKEMHLPHQS, encoded by the coding sequence ATGCGGCAGCTTACCTTCCTCGCCGGGGCATTCGGTGTCGGTCTTACGATCTGGATGCTGGGGCGTTTCGGCCTGCATGACATCCTCGGGCTGATCGCGGCCGGGGGATGGAGCATTCCTGCCATCATCATTTTCCACGCAACCCAGGTCTGTGCCTCGGCGCAGGCATGGCGCCTGCTGGCCCAGACCGGGCGGCCCAAGCTGGCCTTTGCCGATTTCTTTGCCCTGCGCTGCGCGCGTGAGGGCATCAACAACCTGCTGCCGGTCGCCCAGGTGGGCGGCGAGGTCATCACCACCCGTCTGCTCGCCCGGCGTGACAACACGGGCATAAAGCAGGCTGCCGCCTCGACCATATGCGACCTCACCATCGAACTGCTCAGCCAGGTCACCTTCACGCTCATCGGGCTCGGGGTGCTGTTCTGCCTCGTCAACCGCTCGCAGGTGACTGATGAACTCATGGAAAGCGCTGGCGCTGCCCTGCTGCTTGGTGCCGTGTTCTTTGGCAGCCAGTACCTGGGCGCCATTGCGCTGGTGGAAAAACTGCTGGTGCGCATCGCAGCCCATCTGGGGTGGGACGGGGTGGACGACATCCGTGGCCTGCATGCGCAGATCCTGACCCTGTACCGCACCCGCGAGAACTCGCTGCGCGCGGGCGTGCTGCAACTGCTGGGCTGGTCGCTTGGCACGTTCGAGGTTTTTGTGGTGCTTGCAGCGATGGGCCACCCGCTTTCACTCGCTGACAGTTTCGTGATCGAGAGCGTGGGGCAGGCCGCGAAATCGGCGGGGTTTGCCGTGCCGGGCGCGCTTGGCGTGTCGGAGGGCGGATATATCCTGATTGGCGGGCTGTTTGGCCTCTCCCCGCAGGAGGGGATCGCGCTCTCGCTGATCAAGCGCCTGCGTGAGATTGCCTGGGGCCTGCCCTCGCTTGTGGCGTGGCAGGTGATGGAAATGCGCTGGGTCCGGCCCGGTCCCGCCAAGGAGATGCACCTGCCCCACCAGTCCTGA
- the ribH gene encoding 6,7-dimethyl-8-ribityllumazine synthase encodes MSTNIPSTAVDLDFAHPPRLAIVVSRFNEEVTHGLRDGALAWLKEHAISMRDEDVMYAPGAYELPLIAQTLAKTGRYDGVVCLGCVVKGDTAHFEFISLGAAVGLQQASLNTDVPIAFGVLTTYTDEQAIVRSRDDVHNKGREAVAACVESLALLQKIRGC; translated from the coding sequence ATGAGCACCAACATCCCCTCCACCGCAGTCGATCTCGACTTCGCCCACCCGCCGCGCCTTGCCATCGTGGTCAGCCGCTTCAATGAGGAGGTGACCCATGGCCTGCGCGACGGCGCGCTGGCATGGCTGAAGGAACACGCCATCTCCATGCGTGATGAAGATGTGATGTATGCACCCGGCGCATATGAACTGCCGCTCATCGCCCAGACGCTGGCAAAGACCGGCCGCTATGATGGCGTGGTGTGCCTCGGCTGCGTAGTGAAGGGGGATACCGCGCATTTCGAGTTCATCAGCCTCGGGGCGGCGGTTGGCCTGCAACAGGCATCGCTGAACACGGATGTGCCGATCGCCTTTGGCGTACTGACCACCTACACCGATGAGCAGGCCATCGTCCGCTCGCGTGATGACGTGCACAACAAGGGCCGCGAAGCCGTGGCAGCCTGTGTTGAAAGTCTCGCATTGCTTCAGAAAATCAGAGGCTGTTAA
- the ribB gene encoding 3,4-dihydroxy-2-butanone-4-phosphate synthase, which translates to MPPALAQAVETIRNGGMIILVDDEDRENEGDLVMAAELVTPDAMNFMVTHARGLVCMPMSPERITQLNLPMMTQVNTCPRGTAFTVSIEAREGVTTGISAADRAETVLVAAAPDAKPEDLVSPGHIFPLRAVPGGTVARPGHTEASVDLARMAGLIPAAVICEIMNEDGTMARMDDLRPYAKRHGLQILSIAELAKWLKDNPIAAQAGEKPAIEQVAQARLPSRFGGPDMMIHAFRAPDGTEHVAMVKGEPGRPGSVPLVRLHSECVTGDALGSLRCDCGAQLQGALEQIGRAESGVLVYVRGHEGRGIGLANKIRAYALQDEGLDTVDANHRLGFETDARDWQAASDILRALGVNRLDLLTNNPDKVHALQRHGFDVRRRIALAIAPNPFNRAYLEAKRTRMGHALCEPATVDAE; encoded by the coding sequence ATGCCGCCGGCACTGGCGCAGGCCGTCGAAACCATTCGCAATGGTGGAATGATCATCCTTGTGGATGACGAGGACCGCGAGAACGAGGGCGACCTGGTCATGGCCGCCGAACTGGTCACGCCAGATGCCATGAACTTCATGGTCACCCATGCGCGCGGGCTGGTGTGCATGCCCATGTCGCCCGAGCGGATCACGCAGCTCAACCTGCCCATGATGACACAGGTGAACACCTGCCCGCGCGGCACGGCGTTTACCGTGTCCATCGAGGCGCGCGAGGGGGTGACCACCGGCATCTCGGCCGCCGACCGCGCCGAGACCGTACTGGTCGCGGCCGCTCCTGACGCGAAGCCCGAGGATCTGGTCTCGCCGGGCCACATCTTCCCGCTGCGCGCGGTACCCGGCGGCACGGTAGCCCGCCCCGGCCACACCGAGGCCTCGGTTGACCTTGCCCGCATGGCAGGGCTGATCCCGGCTGCCGTGATCTGCGAGATCATGAACGAGGACGGCACCATGGCCCGCATGGACGACCTGCGCCCCTACGCCAAGCGCCACGGGTTGCAGATCCTGTCCATCGCGGAACTGGCGAAGTGGCTCAAGGACAACCCGATTGCGGCACAGGCTGGGGAAAAGCCCGCCATCGAGCAGGTGGCCCAGGCCCGTCTGCCCAGCCGCTTTGGCGGGCCGGACATGATGATCCACGCCTTCCGCGCGCCTGATGGCACGGAGCACGTGGCCATGGTCAAGGGCGAACCCGGAAGGCCGGGCAGCGTGCCGCTGGTGCGCCTGCATTCGGAATGCGTGACAGGCGATGCGCTTGGCTCGCTGCGCTGCGATTGCGGGGCGCAGCTGCAGGGCGCGCTCGAACAGATTGGCCGGGCGGAATCCGGCGTGCTGGTCTATGTGCGCGGGCATGAGGGGCGCGGCATTGGCCTTGCCAACAAGATCCGCGCCTACGCGCTGCAGGATGAGGGGCTGGATACGGTGGACGCCAACCATCGGCTGGGCTTCGAGACCGATGCGCGCGACTGGCAGGCGGCGTCAGACATCCTGCGCGCGCTGGGCGTGAACCGGCTCGACCTGCTGACCAACAACCCCGACAAGGTCCACGCCCTGCAACGCCACGGCTTTGACGTGCGCAGGCGCATTGCGCTGGCCATTGCGCCCAACCCCTTCAACCGTGCCTATCTGGAAGCCAAGCGCACCCGGATGGGTCATGCCCTGTGCGAACCCGCGACAGTAGATGCTGAGTGA
- a CDS encoding riboflavin synthase, giving the protein MFSGIIEHQGQVSAARRLDRDLDITVQTGMTDLALGESIAVNGVCLTVTSFDAKGTATFFISSETLDRTALGRIDAGHTVNLERAVTPATRLSGHIVQGHVDGTGRLLAVREDGEARHITFTIPARLRRYLVEKGSITIDGISLTLNEVGAPGEDGCDADTFRIALMIIPHTWEHTTLGSLKPGDAVNIEVDVIAKYVESVCQYR; this is encoded by the coding sequence ATGTTTTCTGGCATTATCGAGCACCAGGGACAGGTCAGCGCCGCGCGGCGGCTTGACCGGGATCTGGACATAACGGTGCAGACGGGCATGACCGACCTTGCCCTTGGCGAGAGCATTGCCGTCAATGGCGTGTGCCTGACCGTGACCTCCTTTGATGCGAAAGGCACGGCCACCTTCTTCATCAGTTCCGAGACGCTGGACCGCACCGCGCTTGGCCGCATTGATGCCGGGCACACCGTCAACCTCGAACGCGCGGTCACCCCCGCAACACGGCTGTCGGGCCATATCGTGCAGGGCCATGTCGATGGCACGGGCCGCCTGCTCGCCGTGCGCGAGGATGGCGAGGCGCGGCACATCACCTTCACCATTCCCGCCCGGCTGCGCCGCTATCTGGTCGAGAAAGGCTCCATCACCATCGATGGCATCAGCCTCACCCTGAACGAAGTAGGCGCACCGGGTGAGGATGGCTGCGATGCAGACACATTCCGCATCGCCCTGATGATCATCCCGCACACGTGGGAACACACCACCCTTGGCAGCCTGAAGCCAGGCGACGCCGTGAACATCGAAGTCGATGTCATTGCAAAATATGTGGAGAGCGTATGTCAGTATCGTTGA